From a region of the Balaenoptera musculus isolate JJ_BM4_2016_0621 chromosome 15, mBalMus1.pri.v3, whole genome shotgun sequence genome:
- the BRI3 gene encoding brain protein I3, with translation MDHKPLLQERPPAYNLEAGQGDFACGPHGYGAIPAAAPPPPYPYLVTGLPTHHPRVYNIHSRNVTRYPANSIVVVGGCPVCRVGVLEDSFTFLGIFLAIVLFPFGFICCFALRKRRCPNCGANFT, from the exons ATGGACCACAAGCCCCTGCTGCAGGAGCGGCCGCCCGCCTACAACCTGGAGGCCGGCCAGGGCGACTTCGCGTGCGGCCCGCACGGCTACGGCGCCatccccgccgccgccccgccgccgccctACCCCTACCTCGTCACAG GGTTACCCACGCACCACCCCAGGGTCTACAACATCCACAGTCGAAATGTCACCCGGTACCCTGCCAATTCTATCGTTGTCGTTGGAGGCTGCCCTGTCTGCAG GGTCGGGGTTCTGGAGGACTCCTTCACCTTCCTGGGCATCTTCTTGGCCATCGTCTTGTTCCCCTTTGGGTTCATCTGCTGTTTTGCCTTGAGGAAGCGAAGATGCCCCAACTGTGGCGCAAACTTTACTTAA
- the LOC118881379 gene encoding uncharacterized protein LOC118881379 produces the protein MRAFLSTPEDSERAPHPTPARPARPRPLCTEHRLGWWGFGQASGLCEAVLLWGVGCPWMRPPRVWGPGAAVGGPVQRAPGSAGRRREGASRRGAWLHPAGRRWASLGVAGCSVLGVTKEAGGNPGTAGVLEAKTEAQGTAVEVRCCPEVRTVMRPGLRPRPPERALPGPSTGEPAPAPGLLRAGHADRGGLGVLGASPSSCAWTEPGVRETREPQAGLATLQASRSVCSAWGGSGLPGRRLAQKRPWSGRRLPAPVGPRDSWGYDVVSGGGWPGAVGHHAPPLPVCRLVATCTKPSAPLSRLVWGCSWGAS, from the coding sequence ATGAGAGCGTTTCTTTCTACCCCCGAAGACAGTGAGCGTgcgcctcaccccacccctgcccgccCTGCCCGCCCGCGGCCCCTGTGCACTGAGCACCGCCTTGGCTGGTGGGGCTTCGGCCAGGCCTCGGGCCTCTGTGAAGCTGTCCTCCTCTGGGGCGTGGGCTGTCCCTGGATGAGGCCACCTCGGGTCTGGGGGCCCGGGGCTGCAGTGGGAGGGCCTGTGCAGAGGGCGCCGGGCAGCGCGGGTCGGAGGCGGGAAGGTGCGTCGAGGCGCGGGGCCTGGCTGCACCCGGCTGGGCGTCGCTGGGCGTCGCTGGGCGTCGCTGGGTGTTCGGTCTTGGGGGTGAccaaagaggcaggagggaatCCAGGAACGGCTGGGGTCTTGGAAGCCAAGACAGAGGCTCAGGGAACAGCTGTGGAGGTCAGGTGCTGCCCAGAGGTCAGGACAGTGATGAGGCCGGGGCTCCGGCCTCGCCCCCCGGAGCGGGCTCTCCCCGGCCCGAGCACTGGTGAGCCGGCCCCGGCTCCCGGGCTGCTGCGGGCAGGGCATGCCGACCGTGGGGGCCTGGGAGTGCTCGGGGCCTCTCCGTCCAGCTGTGCCTGGACCGAGCCTGGGGTCCGGGAAACCCGGGAGCCCCAGGCAGGCCTTGCCACCTTGCAGGCCTCCCGCAGCGTTTGTTCTGCTTGGGGAGGCTCAGGGCTCCCCGGCCGCAGGCTTGCTCAGAAGCGCCCCTGGAGTGGCCGGCGGCTCCCCGCCCCCGTGGGACCCCGGGACAGCTGGGGGTATGACGTGGTCTCTGGAGGGGGCTGGCCAGGTGCTGTGGGGCATCatgccccacccctgcctgtcTGCAGGCTCGTGGCCACCTGCACGAAGCCCTCTGCACCCCTCTCCCGGCTTGTCTGGGGTTGTTCCTGGGGTGCATCCTGA